The following coding sequences are from one Dehalococcoidia bacterium window:
- a CDS encoding permease produces the protein MLKAAGLGLISLLPVVAVAALLAGALTVGRWSDRALDWLNGGQVRTVLAASLIGVITPVCGLGMLPLIATLLRRGLPLAPVMAFWVSSPVTDPSMMLITASIISVPFAVAKTAAAFGIGILAGAVTGLLPGYRNAGHEMMRPTALEQYDCFWTAVWSSTRPMIRWLALALVLEVFLQRFVPGAWVTSLFGTDAASWIPLAVLVGAPMYLEGYAALPLVSGLMDKGMSFGAALALMISGAAVSFYSAVAVAALVRIRVFILYVLLALLGACLAGYAANWLI, from the coding sequence ATGCTGAAAGCAGCTGGCCTCGGACTGATCTCACTGCTGCCCGTTGTCGCCGTCGCGGCACTCCTCGCTGGCGCCCTGACCGTGGGCCGCTGGTCTGATCGGGCCCTGGACTGGCTGAACGGCGGACAGGTGCGGACCGTGCTGGCCGCCAGCTTAATCGGCGTCATCACACCGGTGTGCGGTCTGGGGATGCTGCCGCTCATTGCCACACTCCTGCGTCGGGGCCTTCCTCTCGCTCCCGTCATGGCCTTCTGGGTCTCCTCACCGGTTACAGACCCGAGCATGATGCTGATAACCGCCAGTATCATCAGCGTCCCATTCGCAGTTGCCAAGACTGCGGCGGCATTCGGCATCGGCATCCTGGCAGGTGCTGTGACCGGCCTTCTACCAGGCTACCGAAATGCCGGTCACGAGATGATGCGCCCCACGGCGCTCGAGCAGTACGATTGCTTCTGGACTGCTGTGTGGAGCAGCACACGGCCGATGATACGATGGCTGGCCCTAGCCCTGGTGCTGGAGGTGTTCCTGCAGAGGTTTGTGCCCGGTGCGTGGGTGACATCCCTGTTCGGTACGGACGCAGCCTCGTGGATCCCTCTGGCGGTCTTGGTGGGCGCTCCCATGTACCTGGAAGGCTACGCAGCCCTGCCTCTGGTCAGCGGGTTGATGGACAAGGGCATGAGCTTCGGCGCAGCCCTCGCGCTCATGATCTCCGGCGCGGCGGTTAGCTTCTACTCCGCTGTGGCGGTCGCCGCGCTCGTCCGCATCCGCGTCTTCATTCTGTACGTCCTGCTGGCGCTGCTCGGAGCCTGCCTTGCAGGGTACGCGGCCAACTGGCTCATCTAG
- a CDS encoding ABC transporter permease subunit translates to MAGVAILGLRLGGRWLGLFCGAAVMFIGLIGFWDSAMVTLSVVGISVLINVGLGVPIGILAAFSNRFEAVVRSVLDTMQVLPAFVYLIPALILFGVSGTQGVFLTVVYSIPPVIRLTNLGIRQVPRAAIETAQSHGSTIFQTLFQVQLPLAKSTIMVGINQTIMMAVSMIIVTALVGVQGLGRDVWLSLREVDAGEGLESGIAIVLLAIVLDRFSYALSRSGPRSSSSAMTAGPRVEGRFSQGLQFMAARYTVPVAGVVLVGVPVVLGALVGSLKDFPDALTFSMAGLINWVFDWMAVNLHFITSWTRDILFCELGYSPIRTLLLWLPWPAMMAVAAVLAYFTAGWRVSLLALVGLAFVGIGGVWDVTMDTLSQVLTAAGFTVVVGIVLGVLASQSRTFESILRPILDTMQTMPIFVYLIPVIMLWGIGPLVGIIATSVYALPPVIRMTTLGSRKCPNRSSRRPRPMAQPGFRPCSRSRYHWPSRRS, encoded by the coding sequence GTGGCAGGTGTAGCGATTCTGGGACTGAGGCTTGGCGGCAGGTGGCTGGGGCTGTTCTGTGGCGCTGCCGTCATGTTCATTGGCCTAATCGGGTTCTGGGACTCCGCGATGGTCACACTGAGCGTGGTGGGAATCTCGGTGCTTATCAATGTGGGACTGGGTGTGCCGATCGGTATACTCGCTGCCTTCAGCAATCGCTTCGAGGCAGTCGTTCGCTCGGTGCTCGATACCATGCAGGTCCTCCCCGCCTTCGTCTACTTGATTCCCGCGCTGATCCTGTTTGGGGTGAGCGGCACCCAGGGGGTCTTCCTCACGGTGGTCTACTCCATCCCACCTGTTATCAGGCTCACCAATCTGGGAATCCGCCAGGTCCCCCGGGCTGCCATAGAGACGGCCCAGTCGCACGGATCGACGATATTCCAGACGCTTTTCCAGGTACAGCTGCCGCTTGCGAAGAGCACGATCATGGTGGGCATCAACCAGACCATAATGATGGCAGTCTCCATGATCATCGTAACCGCGCTCGTGGGCGTGCAGGGGCTCGGCCGGGATGTTTGGCTATCGTTGAGAGAGGTTGACGCGGGTGAGGGCCTGGAGAGCGGCATCGCCATCGTGTTACTGGCAATCGTCCTGGACAGGTTCAGTTACGCCCTCTCGAGGTCCGGCCCCCGCTCCTCTTCATCTGCCATGACCGCTGGTCCGCGGGTCGAGGGGAGGTTCAGCCAGGGACTTCAGTTCATGGCCGCCCGGTACACGGTTCCCGTTGCAGGTGTGGTCCTGGTAGGTGTCCCGGTGGTACTTGGCGCCCTGGTCGGGTCACTGAAGGACTTTCCGGACGCGCTCACGTTCTCGATGGCTGGCCTAATCAACTGGGTCTTCGACTGGATGGCGGTCAACCTCCACTTCATTACAAGCTGGACACGGGACATCCTGTTCTGCGAACTTGGCTACTCACCCATTCGCACGTTGCTCCTCTGGCTCCCCTGGCCGGCTATGATGGCCGTCGCAGCCGTGCTGGCCTACTTCACCGCAGGATGGCGGGTGTCGCTTCTCGCGCTGGTCGGGCTGGCGTTCGTGGGCATCGGAGGCGTCTGGGATGTGACGATGGACACATTGAGCCAGGTGCTGACTGCTGCCGGGTTCACGGTAGTTGTGGGTATCGTGCTGGGCGTTCTCGCCTCGCAGAGCAGGACGTTCGAGTCGATTCTGAGGCCCATACTGGACACCATGCAGACCATGCCGATCTTCGTCTACCTGATCCCGGTCATAATGCTCTGGGGCATCGGTCCGCTGGTCGGCATAATTGCCACCTCGGTGTACGCGCTGCCCCCGGTGATCCGTATGACCACGCTGGGATCAAGGAAGTGCCCGAACAGGTCATCGAGACGGCCACGTCCCATGGCTCAACCGGGCTTCAGGCCATGCTCCAGGTCAAGATACCATTGGCCTTCCCGACGATCATGA
- a CDS encoding ABC transporter permease subunit, with protein sequence MPEQVIETATSHGSTGLQAMLQVKIPLAFPTIMMGVNQTIIMVLAMVIIAGLVGGGLGQEVFINSIWLNVGQGMVAGMAIVLMAIVLDRMTQGKQSAEVPFAAMR encoded by the coding sequence GTGCCCGAACAGGTCATCGAGACGGCCACGTCCCATGGCTCAACCGGGCTTCAGGCCATGCTCCAGGTCAAGATACCATTGGCCTTCCCGACGATCATGATGGGTGTCAACCAGACCATCATCATGGTGCTGGCAATGGTGATCATCGCCGGACTCGTGGGCGGCGGCCTGGGGCAGGAGGTTTTCATAAACTCCATCTGGCTCAATGTAGGCCAGGGCATGGTCGCCGGGATGGCAATAGTCCTCATGGCGATTGTGCTCGATCGTATGACCCAGGGCAAGCAGAGCGCTGAGGTACCATTTGCGGCGATGAGATAA